The following are encoded together in the Ranitomeya imitator isolate aRanImi1 chromosome 4, aRanImi1.pri, whole genome shotgun sequence genome:
- the MPHOSPH10 gene encoding U3 small nucleolar ribonucleoprotein protein MPP10: MAELLRPRLWRCTAVLEAVEAHPEQLLSVQEGLASEFSSLTKALYDLHKAEGAVLVGSPLNELVIENFDEEQIWQQLELQNGAILGQFSKAVKQAVRDEDVYLRQPSEEEEDLSEIDQGEEEEASQDPTNSAEDHGRKGRNAKLSPGKSRKATVERYSDDNDSDVDFDIDKVEEERKKNASKKAARKSIEKSIVDDKFFRLSEMEAFLEAVEKEDDGKNKDDDDEEEVDYFEDIDSYDEDEEIHIKDMRKTAKSSRNLRYKDFFDPVDDGTGRQLSGQEDDDLEDDEEMEEGDEEEDIADDDTDIGEEDVMEETEASKRAKEAFKRVTFDLSDGSEGEDISDILGGKKKNKQPKEPSEIKSSFEKREDKMTEKIQALQKQMLGEKSWQLGGEVTAQKRPENSLLSESLLFDHASRMAPVITEETTLQLEDLIKQRIKDQVWDDVVRKEKPKEDAFEYKKQLTLDHDKSKLSLAEIYEQEYLKLNQKKKEEEEDPKHIEIQKLMDSLFLKLDALSNFHFTPKPVVPEMKVVSHLPAISMEEVAPVGASEAALLAPEEIKEKNKAGDIKTNAEKTATDKKRERRKKKAIKRNKIKEREKRQKLTEKMRAAKGQKPSRKDAEASLKKLTKEGKATLLKDEGKDKALKSSQAFFSQLQDQVKLQIKGAKTAQKKAKKTNELSAQKLKL, from the exons ATGGCGGAGCTACTGCGGCCGAGGCTGTGGCGGTGCACGGCGGTGCTGGAGGCGGTGGAAGCCCACCCGGAGCAGCTGCTGAG TGTACAAGAAGGACTGGCCTCTGAATTTTCCAGTTTAACGAAAGCTTTGTATGACTTGCATAAAGCTGAGGGTGCCGTTCTGGTGGGGAGCCCCCTGAATGAACTGGTTATTGAAAACTTTGATGAAGAGCAAATCTGGCAGCAGCTTGAGCTTCAGAACGGAGCAATTCTTGGTCAGTTTAGTAAGGCCGTCAAGCAGGCAGTGAGAGACGAGGACGTTTATTTACGCCAGCCATCGGAAGAGGAGGAAGACCTATCTGAGATAGACCAGGGGGAGGAAGAAGAAGCTTCACAGGATCCAACAAACAGTGCAGAGGACCATGGACGTAAAGGAAGAAATGCTAAACTATCACCTGGTAAAAGCAGGAAGGCCACGGTGGAAAGGTACAGTGACGACAACGACTCCGATGTAGACTTTGACATTGACAAAGTGGAAGAAGAACGGAAGAAAAATGCCAGTAAAAAAGCTGCCAGGAAATCTATTGAAAAATCCATAGTGGATGACAAGTTCTTCAGGTTGTCAGAAATGGAAGCTTTTCTAGAGGCAGTTGAGAAGGAAGATGATGGGAAGAAtaaggatgatgatgatgaagaggaggtGGATTATTTTGAAGATATTGACTCATATGATGAAGATGAAGAGATTCATATCAAGGATATGAGAAAG ACTGCTAAAAGTTCCAGAAACCTTCGATACAAAGATTTCTTTGACCCTGTTGACGATGGTACGGGAAGACAGCTGAGTGGTCAAGAAGATGATGATCTGGAAGATGATGAAGAAATGGAGGAGGGTGATGAGGAAGAGGATATTGCTGATGA TGATACTGATATTGGAGAGGAGGATGTAATGGAAGAAACGGAGGCGAGTAAAAGAGCCAAGGAAGCTTTCAAGCGGGTGACATTTGATCTGTCTGATGGCAGCGAGGGAGAAGATATTTCTGATATACTTGGTGGTAAAAAGAAGAATAAACAACCCAAAGAACCAAGTGAAATAAAGTCCTCCTTTGAAAAGAGGGAAGACAAG ATGACTGAGAAAATTCAGGCTTTGCAAAAACAAATGTTGGGGGAGAAATCTTGGCAACTGGGTGGAGAGGTGACGGCACAGAAGAGGCCAGAGAACAGTCTTCTTTCAGAGTCCTTGCTTTTTGACCATGCCTCCAGAATGG CACCCGTAATTACGGAAGAAACAACACTTCAGCTGGAAGACCTCATCAAACAAAGAATAAAAGACCAG GTGTGGGATGATGTAGTTCGGAAGGAAAAGCCAAAGGAGGATGCCTTTGAGTACAAAAAGCAACTCACCTTGGACCATGATAAGAGCAAACTGAGTCTGGCAGAAATCTATGAGCAGGAGTATCTGAAACTAAACCAG aaaaagaaagaggaggaggaagacccCAAACACATTGAAATTCAGAAATTAATGGACAGCCTTTTCCTGAAACTCGATGCTCTATCGAACTTTCACTTCACACCCAAGCCG GTGGTTCCAGAAATGAAAGTGGTATCACATCTCCCTGCAATTAGCATGGAAGAGGTGGCCCCAGTGGGTGCGAGTGAGGCGGCTCTTTTGGCTCCTGAGGAAATCAAA GAAAAGAACAAAGCTGGAGACATTAAGACAAATGCTGAAAAGACAGCCACAGACAAGAAACgcgagaggaggaagaagaaggccATCAAGAGGAATAAAATAAAGGAAAGGGAGAAGAGGCAGAAATTGACTGAAAAGATGAGAGCAGCAAAGGGACAGAAACCGagcaggaaagatgcagaagccagCCTGAAGAAGCTCACCAAGGAGGGCAAAGCCACGCTGCTCAAG GATGAAGGCAAGGATAAAGCCCTGAAATCTTCTCAGGCCTTCTTCTCCCAGCTTCAGGATCAAGTCAAATTACAGATAAAAGGTGCCAAGACTGCCCAGAAGAAAGCAAAGAAAACTAATGAACTTTCTGCCCAAAAACTCAAGCTCTAG